The proteins below come from a single Aegilops tauschii subsp. strangulata cultivar AL8/78 chromosome 6, Aet v6.0, whole genome shotgun sequence genomic window:
- the LOC141020491 gene encoding uncharacterized protein, with the protein MPSWNDEETSSEEECEVVSMDMGLMEEPDTTVEPLFCGQLELAHPKCILHQLRPIKHVAFEGPVTGRRFYGCPVQENGVNCGVVEWVDGPWPTVLQRCLCKLWEMFHEQNFGRVQDKEKFEKELARLKSEHERELAKLRTENDKLCIEYTKLVDDVSKMFDWQDGRVDKKVYQKQVEEEELEKKKKELEEKAMLEVQMEKLKLAKEQRCILQSQADIIKNTRKAMKAVEVDRDVLKKEKAKLELVVAELLKEGYGSKEKLEQIKAILES; encoded by the exons ATGCCTTCCTGGAACGACGAGGAAACCAGCTCGGAGGAGGAGTGCGAGGTTGTCAGCATGGACATGGGACTTATG GAGGAACCAGACACCACTGTGGAGCCCCTTTTCTGTGGCCAACTTGAGCTTGCTCATCCCAAGTGCATTCTGCACCAACTGAGGCCTATTAAGCATGTTGCTTTTGAAGGGCCTGTAACAGGAAGGCGTTTCTATGGCTGCCCAGTCCAG GAAAATGGTGTGAATTGTGGTGTTGTAGAGTGGGTTGATGGGCCTTGGCCAACTGTTCTTCAGAGATGTTTGTGCAAACTATGGGAGATGTTCCATGAGCAGAACTTTGGAAGGGTACAGGACAAGGAGAAGTTTGAGAAGGAGTTGGCCAGGCTTAAGAGTGAACATGAAAGGGAGTTGGCCAAGCTTAGGACTGAAAATGACAAGCTTTGCATTGAGTACACCAAGCTTGTTGATGATGTATCCAAGATGTTTGATTGGCAGGATGGTAGGGTGGACAAGAAGGTGTACCAGAAACAAGTGGAGGAGGAAGAacttgagaagaagaagaaggagctaGAGGAGAAAGCTATGTTGGAGGTGCAGATGGAAAAGCTCAAACTTGCAAAAGAGCAGAGGTGCATTTTGCAGAGCCAAGCTGATATCATCAAGAACACCAGGAAGGCTATGAAGGCTGTTGAAGTTGACAGAGATGTTCTTAAGAAGGAGAAGGCAAAGCTTGAGCTTGTTGTTGCTGAGCTGCTGAAAGAAGGGTATGGCAGCAAGGAGAAGTTAGAGCAAATCAAGGCCATCCTTGAGTCTTGA